Part of the Paludisphaera borealis genome, GGCCGAGTACCGCCAGGCGGTCACGATCGTGACCAAGAACCGGCTGGTCACGCGCGACGCCGACGTTTTGGCCGCGCTGGCGGCCCACCAGGCGGCCGGCGTGTTCGTCTCGATCACGACGCTCAACCCGGCGCTCGCCTCGCTGCTCGAACCAAGGACGAGCCGACCGTCGGGAAGACTGGAGGCGATCCGCGCGCTGACCGCCGCCGGAGTGCCGGCGGGCGTGATGGTCGCGCCGGTGATCCCCGGTCTCAACGACCACGAGATCCCGGCGATCCTCGAAGCCGCCGCCAAGGCGGGGGCGCAGACCGCCGGCTACGTCATGATCCGCCTGCCGTCGGCCGTCGCGCCGCTGTTCGAAGACTGGCTCCAACGCCATCGCCCGGACGCCAAGGACAAGATCCTCAATCGCATCCGGTCGATGCGCGAGGGCAAGCTGAACGACGCCCGGTTCGGCAGCCGGATGAGCGGCCAGGGCCCGATGGCCGAGCTGATCGCCCGGGTCTTCCGATCCTCCTGCAAGCGGCTCGACCTCAACGTCCGCCCGTGGCCCGTCTCGGCCGCCGCCTTCCAGCGACCCGGCGGTGACAGCGACAAGCAACTCCTCCTCTTCGACTGACAGGCAGTCCGGAAATCCAGCGAGAACGGCCCTATCCTTCAGCATTTTTCGCTCACTTGCGGAGCGTCCGATCGCGCAGAATGGTTGACGACGAGGCTGCCATTCACGAAAGAGGCCCAACGGCCAGAGACTCCCATGACTCCCGAGCCCGACTCCCCCCCGCGGACCATCACGGCCAACGTGAACCTGAACCTCTCGGGCACTCCGGTGGAGGCGAAGATCACGGTCCCCGTGGCGCCGTTTCCGCTCCCCATGCTGTTGCCGACGTTCCGGTCGTTGGCGGAGACGATCATCGAGCATGCGGTGGAGGACACGAAGTCGGAGGGGCTGACGATCTCCTGTCGGAGCGGCTGCGGGGCGTGCTGCCGGCAGCTCGTGCCGAGCAGTGAAGTCGAGGCCCGCCTGATCCATGATCTGGTGGTAGACTTCCCCGAGCCCCGGCGCGCGAGGGTCCTGTCCCGCTTCGCCGAGGCGCGTCGCCGCCTTGATGAGGCCGGACTGCTCGAGATGCTGCTCAGGCCCGAGGCCTTCTCCGACGATCAGTTGCGGCCGTTCGCTCTGGACTATTTCAAACAGGGCATCCCCTGTCCGTTCCTTGAGGACGAGTCGTGCTCGATCTACGAGGAACGACCGATCGCCTGTCGTGAATACCTCGTGACCTCGCCGGCTGAGCACTGCGCGCAACCGTCCCCCGAGACAGTGCACTGCGTGAAGCTGGCGGCGAAGGTCTCCAGGGCCGTGAACCGGATCGGTCAAGATCCTACGAGTCGGTTCGTCCGCTGGGTCCCCCTCGTCCTGGCGTTCGAGTGGGCGGAGGGCCACCCCCATGACCTTCCTCCCCGCCCCGGGCCGGAATGGCTTCGCGAGTTCTTCGAGCACCTGACCGGCAGCGAGATTCCCGCGCCCGCCGCGGCCGACCCGCCCACAGAACGCATCGAACTCGACGCGGAAGGGACGGCGAGAGCGCCCGGATAGCCTCCACTTCACCCTACGACACCAGTCAGACACGTGTTGCCCTCCGCCCCGGAGCCGCACTACGATGGTTGCGCTCGTGCCGGGGGCCGGTCAAGAAACGGCTCGCCCGGTCGAATATCCAACCGCCTGTCGCCCTGTCACGTCGCGCGGGCTTGGACGGGCGTGTTCGCAGCGGAGCGTGCGCGATCTCGATTGAGGATGAAATCATGAGCAGTGCGCGGAAGTGGATGAAGCTCGCCGTCGTGATGTCGGCCGTCGGCCTCGCGGCCCCGTTCCTTTCTGGAGCGGCCCGGGCTCAGGACAAGCCTCATGACGAGGCGGCCAAGGCGAAAGGCGCCGAGGTCAAGAAGGACGAGAAGAAGGTCGAGCCGCCCAAGGCGCGGATCGCCGTGTTCCGGCTGGCGGCGGCCGTGAAGGAGACGCCGACCGAGGAGATCTTCAACTTCGGCGGCGAGACCGGCACGCCGCTCTGGACGCTGGTCGAGCGTCTCGACAAGGCGGCGGCCGACCCGGCAGTCAAGGCGGTGGTCGTGCTGCTTGACGGGGCCACGATCGGCGCGGCCCAGGTCGGCGAGCTTCGCCAGGCGTTCGACCGCGTCAAGGCGGCGGGCAAGGAGCTGATCGGTCATACCGACACGATCTCAAGCCTGGGCCAGTACACCCTGCTGAGCGGCGCCGGCCGGGTGAGCGCCGTGCCCACGGCCGACGTCTGGGCCACCGGGCTCTACGGCGAGACGCCGTACCTCCGCGGCCTGCTCGAAAAGCTCGGCGTGAAGCCCGACTTCCTGACCTGCGGCGACTACAAGAGCGCCGCCGAGATCTTCATGCGCGAAGGGCCGAGCAAGGAAGCCGAAGCGATGCAGAACTGGCTGCTCGACAGCCTCTACGACACCCAGGTCGCCCGCATCGCCGCCAGC contains:
- a CDS encoding PA0069 family radical SAM protein: MNGERISPKGRGAGFNPPNRFDPEHHEIELETFEDDEDYLESLRRPETEFLPDRSRSVIAENQSPDVGFEASLNPYRGCEHGCIYCYARPTHEYLGMSAGLDFETKILVKHDAPALLRRELESPKWRPRVLSLSGVTDPYQPIERKLRLTRRCLEVMAEYRQAVTIVTKNRLVTRDADVLAALAAHQAAGVFVSITTLNPALASLLEPRTSRPSGRLEAIRALTAAGVPAGVMVAPVIPGLNDHEIPAILEAAAKAGAQTAGYVMIRLPSAVAPLFEDWLQRHRPDAKDKILNRIRSMREGKLNDARFGSRMSGQGPMAELIARVFRSSCKRLDLNVRPWPVSAAAFQRPGGDSDKQLLLFD
- a CDS encoding YkgJ family cysteine cluster protein; translation: MTPEPDSPPRTITANVNLNLSGTPVEAKITVPVAPFPLPMLLPTFRSLAETIIEHAVEDTKSEGLTISCRSGCGACCRQLVPSSEVEARLIHDLVVDFPEPRRARVLSRFAEARRRLDEAGLLEMLLRPEAFSDDQLRPFALDYFKQGIPCPFLEDESCSIYEERPIACREYLVTSPAEHCAQPSPETVHCVKLAAKVSRAVNRIGQDPTSRFVRWVPLVLAFEWAEGHPHDLPPRPGPEWLREFFEHLTGSEIPAPAAADPPTERIELDAEGTARAPG